In the genome of Bacteroidota bacterium, one region contains:
- the cmk gene encoding (d)CMP kinase, which produces MSPRKLVIAIDGPAASGKSTTAKLVAARLGYLHIDTGAMYRAITLKVLRSGVQGYYSTRIAELVSSTSIELQPVNGSLKILLDGRDVSEAIRSPEVTTAVSSVSSIRQVRAVLVSEQRRIGRQGGVVLEGRDIGTVVFPDADLKVFMIASIDARALRRQRELRQHGIETDLNILREEIRQRDEKDSTRDESPLKKADDAIELDTSEMSIDEQVEFVVRKAEERMKAIGS; this is translated from the coding sequence TTGAGTCCACGTAAGCTCGTCATTGCCATTGATGGGCCGGCCGCATCCGGAAAATCGACAACTGCAAAACTCGTTGCGGCCCGCTTGGGCTACTTGCATATCGATACCGGGGCGATGTACCGGGCAATCACGCTGAAGGTTCTGCGCAGCGGAGTTCAGGGATATTACTCGACGCGTATCGCGGAGTTGGTCAGCAGTACAAGCATTGAACTGCAACCCGTGAACGGTTCTTTGAAAATCCTGCTTGACGGAAGAGATGTTTCGGAAGCGATTCGTTCGCCTGAAGTGACAACTGCCGTAAGTTCGGTGAGTTCAATACGCCAAGTGCGTGCGGTATTGGTGAGTGAACAACGCAGAATCGGTAGGCAGGGCGGCGTTGTGCTTGAAGGGCGCGACATCGGCACGGTGGTGTTTCCCGATGCGGATCTTAAAGTGTTCATGATTGCAAGTATTGACGCCCGCGCACTGAGACGACAACGGGAATTGCGACAACACGGAATCGAAACCGATCTCAATATACTCCGTGAAGAAATTCGCCAACGGGATGAAAAGGACTCGACACGGGATGAAAGTCCGCTCAAGAAAGCAGACGATGCCATCGAACTTGACACATCTGAGATGTCGATTGACGAGCAGGTGGAGTTCGTGGTGAGGAAAGCTGAAGAGAGAATGAAAGCGATAGGTTCATGA
- a CDS encoding 4-hydroxy-3-methylbut-2-enyl diphosphate reductase, whose amino-acid sequence MKVTIDKNSGFCWGVVRTVDIAEEVMKDSPELYSLGPIIHNPMEINRLKEKGLETITHSDFEQLSGKKVLIRAHGEPPSTYALARKNNIELIDATCPVVTKVQERIRKFCDKGYQIVIFGKKDHAEVIGLVGHTNNEAIVIKSVEETSKVDLTRKTVLFSQTTMDKPTFYEIARVLKEKVRGEFEVGTFEESAIDFHAKDTICGQVSGRDKKLREFASQNDVMIFVAGRNSSNGKVLYDICKEANPDTFFIEQESELKHEWFEGKKSAGISGATSTPHWLMEKVKTAVEMIASPMHAEHTV is encoded by the coding sequence ATGAAAGTAACGATTGACAAGAACTCCGGATTCTGTTGGGGTGTTGTCCGAACGGTTGATATCGCAGAAGAGGTTATGAAGGATTCGCCCGAATTATACTCGCTTGGCCCCATCATTCACAATCCGATGGAGATCAACCGGTTGAAGGAGAAGGGACTTGAAACCATTACGCATTCGGATTTCGAACAACTGAGCGGGAAGAAGGTACTCATTCGTGCACACGGAGAGCCACCTTCGACATATGCGCTTGCCCGGAAGAATAATATCGAACTCATTGATGCAACATGCCCGGTTGTGACAAAGGTTCAGGAACGGATCAGAAAGTTCTGCGACAAGGGTTATCAAATCGTGATCTTTGGGAAGAAGGATCATGCGGAGGTGATCGGGTTGGTTGGTCATACGAATAACGAAGCGATTGTCATCAAGTCGGTAGAAGAAACATCGAAAGTCGATTTGACAAGAAAAACAGTTCTGTTTTCTCAAACAACGATGGACAAGCCGACGTTTTATGAAATTGCAAGAGTTCTGAAAGAGAAAGTACGGGGCGAATTTGAAGTCGGAACGTTTGAGGAATCTGCAATCGACTTCCACGCAAAAGACACGATTTGTGGTCAGGTTTCCGGACGCGACAAGAAATTGCGTGAATTCGCTTCGCAGAATGACGTCATGATTTTTGTTGCCGGCAGAAACTCGTCAAACGGCAAAGTATTGTATGATATTTGCAAAGAAGCGAATCCCGACACCTTTTTTATTGAACAAGAATCGGAACTGAAGCACGAGTGGTTCGAAGGGAAAAAGTCGGCAGGTATTAGCGGTGCAACAAGTACGCCGCATTGGTTGATGGAAAAAGTGAAAACGGCGGTTGAGATGATCGCGAGCCCGATGCACGCGGAACACACGGTATAG
- the rpsA gene encoding 30S ribosomal protein S1 yields the protein MADSNNSVVDNVVDREYGEAEYNDLKRLYESSMGKISEGEIVKGRVVAIHDNEVSVDIGFKSEGTVPLAEFTNKDELRVGDEIEVFLESVENKDGQLVLSRKRADFMRVWERVTKAFETGEVLQGRCVRRIKGGIVVDLLGIDAFLPGSQIDVRPVRDFDAFIGKTLDFRVVKINHPSENVVVSHKVLVEEEMSGQRQAIISSLEKGQILEGTVKAITDFGVFVDLGGVDGLVHITDLSWGRINHPSEIVKLDQKINVVVLDFDQEKKRISLGYKQLQPHPWENIETKYPVGTKVIGKVVSLADYGAFVEIEKGIEGLIHISEMSWTQHIKHPSQVVSMGQMVDAVILSLDKDNKKLSLGIKQLEPDPWLNLMQKYPVDSRHKGIVRNLTNFGVFVELEQGVDGLVHISDLSWTKKIRHPGEVVKKGDEIEVVILSVDVDQRRISLGHKQIEDNPWDRFGDTYKVGTEVEGKIVRIIEKGVIVELPMGVDGFVPVSQLAQSQVKNIADKFKVGEALPLKVLEFEKESKKIVLSAVEALKDKETHLVDEYMAQHKLPSSTIGDAVGAQDTQALEGDTSIPAEN from the coding sequence ATGGCTGATTCAAACAACAGCGTTGTCGACAATGTAGTCGATCGGGAATATGGTGAGGCCGAATACAACGATCTCAAAAGGCTCTATGAGAGCTCGATGGGGAAGATCAGTGAGGGAGAGATCGTCAAAGGTCGCGTCGTTGCTATTCACGACAATGAAGTTTCGGTTGATATCGGATTCAAGTCGGAGGGAACCGTCCCTCTCGCTGAATTCACGAACAAAGATGAATTGAGGGTTGGCGACGAGATAGAAGTCTTTCTCGAAAGCGTCGAGAACAAAGACGGGCAGTTGGTTCTCTCGCGCAAGCGGGCAGACTTTATGCGCGTGTGGGAACGAGTAACAAAAGCATTTGAAACAGGCGAAGTGCTGCAAGGACGTTGTGTCCGTCGAATTAAAGGCGGGATAGTCGTGGACTTGCTCGGCATTGACGCTTTTCTTCCCGGATCTCAAATCGACGTTCGACCTGTTCGTGATTTTGATGCCTTCATCGGGAAGACACTTGACTTCCGCGTTGTGAAAATCAATCATCCTTCTGAAAACGTTGTGGTCAGCCACAAGGTGCTTGTTGAAGAAGAAATGTCCGGCCAACGCCAGGCGATTATTTCGAGCCTCGAAAAAGGGCAGATTCTGGAAGGAACAGTCAAGGCTATCACGGATTTCGGCGTCTTTGTCGATCTCGGCGGCGTCGATGGTCTCGTTCACATTACCGATTTGTCATGGGGACGTATCAACCATCCGTCTGAAATAGTCAAGCTCGATCAGAAGATCAATGTTGTGGTGCTTGATTTTGATCAAGAGAAGAAGCGTATTTCGCTCGGCTACAAACAATTGCAGCCGCATCCGTGGGAAAATATCGAAACAAAATATCCGGTTGGTACAAAGGTTATCGGAAAAGTCGTTTCACTTGCAGACTACGGCGCTTTTGTTGAAATCGAGAAGGGCATTGAAGGGCTCATCCACATCAGCGAGATGAGTTGGACCCAACACATCAAGCATCCATCGCAGGTTGTCTCGATGGGGCAAATGGTGGATGCTGTTATTCTCAGTCTCGACAAGGACAATAAGAAACTCTCACTCGGCATCAAGCAACTTGAGCCGGATCCGTGGTTGAATCTGATGCAGAAATATCCCGTCGATTCACGCCATAAAGGTATAGTCAGAAACCTTACCAACTTCGGAGTGTTCGTCGAACTTGAACAAGGCGTTGACGGTCTCGTACACATTTCCGACTTGTCGTGGACGAAAAAAATCCGCCATCCCGGCGAAGTAGTGAAGAAGGGCGATGAAATTGAAGTTGTGATTCTCAGTGTCGATGTGGATCAACGCCGCATTTCGCTCGGTCACAAACAAATCGAAGACAATCCTTGGGATCGTTTCGGCGACACATACAAAGTGGGCACGGAAGTCGAAGGCAAGATCGTGCGTATCATCGAGAAAGGTGTTATTGTCGAATTGCCGATGGGTGTAGACGGATTTGTGCCGGTGTCACAACTTGCTCAATCACAAGTCAAGAACATCGCCGATAAATTCAAAGTTGGCGAAGCGCTTCCACTGAAGGTTCTTGAATTCGAGAAAGAGTCAAAGAAGATCGTCCTTTCGGCCGTCGAAGCCTTGAAGGACAAGGAGACCCATCTGGTCGACGAGTATATGGCACAACACAAACTGCCGTCCTCAACAATCGGCGATGCAGTTGGTGCACAGGATACTCAAGCGTTGGAGGGCGACACATCCATCCCGGCTGAGAACTGA
- the mtaB gene encoding tRNA (N(6)-L-threonylcarbamoyladenosine(37)-C(2))-methylthiotransferase MtaB — protein sequence MPKVAFHTLGCKLNYAETSILGKQFADRGFDIVDFGQQADVCVINTCSVTERANRECRQIIRRALRSSVKPIVVVTGCYAQLEPEQVASIEGVDYVLGAKEKFELLDHVTSLEKKPYPHVAVSEIQDVDSFGIGYSTHATDRTRAFLKVQDGCDYNCSFCTIPLARGASRSQSLRDCVEQSQLLVEQGYKEIVLTGVNVGDYGKNADTDLLTLLKALVKVEGLERIRISSIEPNLLTEEILHFVASEKKMAPHFHVPLQSGSDVILRGMRRRYTTQQYSDLIHRIKMTIPDCGIGVDVIVGFPGESDVLFQETHRFLAELPITYLHVFTYSERPNTPATGIDDPVEPRVRFQRNKALRILSQKKKDAFHLNMVGHEVQVLFEGDLEDGIRLGFSGNYVRVGMPAHCVGENELVGSRIVEPGKNFMLAERIDGRGGAVEAENAGKLLIETQGYL from the coding sequence ATGCCTAAAGTCGCATTTCATACACTCGGCTGCAAACTCAACTATGCTGAAACATCTATTCTCGGGAAGCAGTTTGCCGACAGGGGATTCGACATTGTGGATTTCGGACAGCAGGCTGATGTTTGCGTCATCAATACATGCAGCGTGACGGAACGCGCCAATCGCGAATGCCGTCAGATTATCCGCAGGGCGTTGAGGAGTTCCGTCAAGCCGATTGTAGTCGTGACGGGATGCTATGCACAACTGGAACCGGAACAAGTTGCCTCAATTGAGGGCGTTGACTATGTACTGGGGGCGAAAGAGAAATTCGAACTCCTCGATCATGTGACCTCTCTTGAAAAGAAACCTTATCCACATGTTGCCGTTTCCGAGATTCAGGACGTCGATAGCTTCGGCATCGGCTATTCAACGCATGCAACTGATCGGACTCGCGCATTCCTGAAAGTGCAGGATGGCTGTGACTACAATTGCAGTTTCTGCACCATACCTCTGGCACGCGGTGCAAGCAGAAGCCAATCACTGCGCGACTGCGTCGAGCAATCGCAATTATTGGTGGAGCAAGGCTACAAGGAGATTGTGCTTACCGGCGTGAACGTAGGGGATTACGGCAAGAACGCAGATACAGATTTGCTCACATTGCTCAAGGCACTCGTTAAGGTAGAAGGCCTTGAACGGATTCGCATCAGTTCCATTGAGCCGAACCTGCTGACTGAGGAGATCCTTCATTTTGTTGCAAGCGAGAAGAAGATGGCCCCGCATTTTCACGTTCCGTTGCAAAGCGGTTCTGATGTGATTCTTCGGGGGATGCGCCGTCGCTACACCACACAGCAGTACTCCGATCTTATCCATCGCATCAAAATGACGATTCCCGATTGTGGAATAGGCGTTGATGTCATAGTGGGTTTCCCGGGTGAGTCGGATGTGCTGTTTCAAGAGACACATCGCTTTCTGGCAGAACTTCCTATCACGTATCTTCACGTCTTTACGTACTCCGAGCGTCCGAACACTCCGGCAACCGGAATCGACGATCCAGTGGAACCACGCGTCCGTTTTCAACGGAACAAAGCGTTGAGAATTCTCAGTCAGAAGAAGAAGGATGCCTTCCACCTTAACATGGTTGGGCACGAAGTGCAGGTGTTGTTCGAGGGCGACCTTGAGGACGGAATCCGGCTCGGTTTCTCCGGAAACTATGTTCGGGTTGGTATGCCGGCGCATTGCGTCGGGGAGAATGAGCTTGTCGGGTCACGTATTGTGGAACCGGGGAAGAACTTCATGCTCGCTGAACGAATTGACGGCAGAGGTGGTGCAGTCGAGGCGGAGAACGCAGGCAAGTTGCTCATAGAAACACAAGGATATTTGTGA